One region of Nitrospinota bacterium genomic DNA includes:
- a CDS encoding tetratricopeptide repeat protein yields the protein MKRSSVILSVAFLIMFVLFCLALKKEVGASEESKQGCDSEKTIDDYTKKIESNPNDAKVYKDRGNAHKRTGNNREAIRDFDKAIELDPQYADTYNDRGIAYWRLKNQEQAIKDFDKAIELDPEYSNAYHNRGMTYWKLGNKEKFIEDLKTSSRLGDKKSQDFLRSKGIQW from the coding sequence TTGAAGAGGTCATCTGTCATTCTCTCAGTAGCTTTTCTTATTATGTTCGTTCTTTTTTGTTTGGCTTTAAAAAAAGAAGTGGGTGCATCAGAAGAGTCTAAGCAGGGCTGTGATTCAGAAAAGACAATAGATGATTATACAAAAAAAATCGAATCAAACCCCAATGATGCTAAGGTTTATAAAGATCGAGGGAATGCTCATAAAAGAACTGGAAATAATAGAGAAGCAATCAGAGACTTCGATAAAGCGATCGAACTCGATCCTCAATATGCAGATACCTATAATGACCGGGGAATTGCTTATTGGCGACTTAAAAACCAAGAACAGGCTATCAAGGACTTTGATAAAGCCATTGAATTAGACCCCGAATATTCAAATGCATATCATAATCGGGGGATGACCTATTGGAAACTTGGCAACAAGGAGAAATTTATTGAGGATCTTAAAACTTCTTCAAGGCTGGGTGATAAAAAATCACAGGATTTCTTGCGGTCAAAAGGAATTCAATGGTAA
- a CDS encoding tetratricopeptide repeat protein, with product MDWLEKGKALVAEKKYKEAVDVLKRAIEQNPKDANAFVFRGIAYISLGNHNEAIKDCKRAIELDSKFAEAYFNKGYAYSLLGDHQKAIEEYKAAARLDLEQAKDFLLSRGIPW from the coding sequence ATGGATTGGTTAGAGAAGGGTAAGGCATTAGTAGCTGAGAAGAAGTATAAGGAGGCGGTCGATGTTCTTAAAAGAGCCATAGAGCAAAACCCTAAAGATGCGAATGCTTTTGTTTTTAGAGGGATCGCTTATATTTCTCTGGGCAATCATAACGAGGCTATCAAGGATTGTAAGAGGGCCATAGAACTGGACTCAAAGTTTGCAGAGGCCTATTTTAACAAAGGTTATGCTTATTCTCTCCTTGGCGATCATCAAAAAGCCATCGAGGAGTATAAAGCTGCTGCCAGATTAGATCTTGAGCAAGCAAAAGATTTTTTGTTATCACGAGGGATCCCTTGGTGA
- the amrS gene encoding AmmeMemoRadiSam system radical SAM enzyme, with protein MMIRRKFLLGAILAVAAFILTWFWDSFSKILGFRRLLMNQPKVNDEAQTTSTKLLKEVMFYQKLENKMVQCQTCFRMCVIPPGARGFCRVRENRDGKYYSLVYGEPSAVHVDPIEKEPQHHNLPGSHILCFGTVGCNFKCRHCHNWHLSQVSPGDFYTYDISPEKAVESALKKKVPTISFTYNEPTVFYEYVYDIAVLAKKRGLRILWHSNGSMNPEPLRKLLRVTDAATIDLKGFTKKAYQNSSADLEPVLRTLKIIKYEGKWLEIVNLVVPTINDDPKDLRRMCEWIREEIGVETPLHFSRFFPNYKLTHLDPTPIQTLEMAHGIAVDVGMNYVTIGNVPGHKLNSTFCPKCKERLIHRIHFEVLKNNVVNGRCRFCDHRIPGIWG; from the coding sequence ATGATGATCCGTAGAAAATTCCTGCTAGGAGCGATCTTAGCAGTTGCGGCCTTCATATTAACCTGGTTCTGGGATAGCTTTTCGAAAATATTGGGATTTCGACGCTTATTAATGAATCAACCTAAAGTCAATGATGAAGCCCAAACTACCTCAACCAAACTCCTCAAAGAGGTCATGTTTTATCAAAAGCTGGAAAATAAAATGGTGCAGTGTCAAACATGCTTCAGGATGTGTGTCATACCTCCTGGAGCACGGGGCTTCTGTCGTGTGCGAGAAAACAGAGATGGCAAATATTATAGCCTGGTTTACGGTGAACCCTCTGCTGTGCATGTAGACCCTATTGAGAAAGAGCCGCAGCACCATAATCTTCCAGGATCTCATATACTCTGTTTTGGTACAGTCGGATGTAATTTCAAATGTCGACACTGTCACAACTGGCATCTCTCCCAGGTAAGCCCGGGGGATTTTTATACCTATGATATATCCCCAGAAAAAGCCGTTGAGAGTGCTCTTAAAAAGAAGGTACCCACGATATCTTTTACCTACAATGAACCGACTGTATTCTATGAATATGTCTATGATATTGCAGTGCTCGCTAAAAAGCGAGGATTACGAATATTATGGCACTCAAACGGTTCTATGAATCCCGAACCACTAAGAAAGCTTTTGAGAGTTACCGATGCTGCGACCATTGATTTAAAGGGATTTACCAAGAAGGCATACCAGAACTCCTCGGCAGATTTAGAACCGGTGTTGAGAACCTTAAAGATTATCAAATATGAAGGGAAGTGGCTTGAGATTGTAAATCTGGTTGTTCCAACCATAAATGATGATCCCAAAGATTTAAGGCGCATGTGTGAGTGGATTAGAGAAGAGATTGGTGTAGAAACACCTCTTCACTTTTCCCGTTTTTTCCCGAATTATAAATTAACCCATCTTGACCCCACACCAATCCAGACCTTAGAAATGGCACATGGAATAGCAGTGGATGTGGGCATGAATTATGTGACAATAGGTAATGTCCCTGGACACAAGCTTAACTCAACATTCTGTCCAAAATGTAAA